The Aquidulcibacter paucihalophilus genomic interval CTCCGTGTCGACCTTGCCGCGGAACACCCAGTAGACCCAGGCCGTGTAGCCGAGGATGGCCGGCAGGATCGCGACCGTGCCCACCAGCATCAGGCCCAGCGCGTTGTCCGGCGCCGCCGCCTGACGGAAGTCGAGGGCGTAGGGCACGACATAGGGCATGAAGCTGACGGCCAGGCCGAAATAGCCGGACAGGAAGACGACGAGCGCGCCGATGAACGGCCAGAGATGCGAGCCCTTGCGCGCCATGACGAAGATCGCCGCTAGGCCCGCCAGACCCAGCGCCGGAATGGCCAGGCGCGGCAGGAGCATGTCCCAGGCGATCTGCACCTCGGCCGTATCGATCCCCCAGCGCATGCCGATGCGGTGGTGAACCAGCAGGGTGGCGACACTCACCGCAGCCAGCAGGAAGGCCACCGCGGCCGCCGATATCAGGCTCCAGCGACGGGCGTCGCCGTGCAGGTTGTCCCTGGTCTTCATCATCAGCCAGGTCCCGCCGAGCAGGGCGTAGCCCGCGACGATCCCCGCCGAGACCAGCAGGGTGTAGGGCGTAAGCCAGTCGAACGGCCCGCCGGCGAAGCGGTCGTTCTCGACCGTCACCCCCTGGATGAAGCCGCCGAGGATCAGGCCCTGGGCGACCGCGGTCAGGATGGAGCCGCCGGCGAACATCTGGGTCCAGAATTTGCGGCCGCGATTGCGGGCGCGGAAGCGGAACTCGAACGCCACGCCGCGCAGGATCAGCCCGGCCAGCATCAGCAGGACCGGCAGGTAGAAGGCGGGCATCAGCACTGAATAGGCCACCGGGAAGGCCGCCAGCAGGCCGCCGCCGCCCAGCACCAGCCAGGTCTCGTTGCCGTCCCAGACGGGCGCGACCGTATTCATCATCACGTCCCGGTCTTCCTTCGATCTCGCGAAGGGAAACAGGATGCCGATGCCCAGGTCGAAGCCATCAAGGGTGACATAGAGCAGGACGGCTGTGGCGATCAGCCCGGCCCAGATCAGTGGCAGGTCCAGCATCAGGCGTCTCCCGGCGTGGTGTCTTCGGGAGCCTTGGCCAGCGGCGATCCCGGTGCCCGATCTCCGCGCGGTGCGTGTTCGGCCAGGGCCGCAACCGGCCCCTCGGCCATGAGCCGGAGGATGAAGAGAGCCCCGGCCGTGAACACAACCGAATAGACCACGACATAGGCGATGAGACTGGTCGCGACCTCGCCGGCGGTGACGGGCGAAACGGCATCCCGCGTCTTCAGCACGCCATAGACAACCCACGGCTGGCGACCGACCTCGGTGACCATCCAGCCGGCGAGCACGGCGATGAAACCGGACGGGCCCATGGCCACGCAGAAGCGCAGGAACCACGGCGTCTCGAACAGTTTGCGACGCCAGATCAGGAACGCGCCCGCCGTCCCGAGGACGATCATCAGCAGGCCCAGGCCCACCATGATGCGGAAGCCGAAGAAGGGAATGAAGGGCGGCGGCTGATCCTCGCGCGGCCAGGCGTCCAGACCCTGGATCACCTCGTCGCGCGGCAGGTTCTGGACGGCGTTGCCCAGCCCCGGGATCGAGACCTCGAAATGGTTCTTCTGCGCATCCCGATCGGGGATGCCGAACAGATGCAGCGGCTGGTCGGACCGGGTCTCCCAATAGCCTTCGATCGCCGCCGTCTTGGACGGCTGGTATTTGTGCGTCACCTCGCCGGACAGGTGGCCGGCGACCAGTTGCAGGGGTGCGAGGACCGCGACCAGCCCGACCGCCATGACGAGCGCGATCCGGCTCTCGGTCCAGCCCGTGACGGCACCCTTCGCCCGGTCCTTGAGCACATGGAAGGCCGAAACCGCCCCGACCACCAGACCGGTGGTCAGGAAGGCCGCCAGCAGCATGTGGGCCAGCCGGGTGGGCAGGCTGGGATTGAAGATGACGGCCATGAAATCCGTGGCGCGAAGCGTGCCGTCGGCCAGGGTCTCGAACCCCTGCGGCGTCTGCATCCAGCTGTTGGCCGACAGGATCCAGAAGGCCGAAATGGTGGTGCCGACCGCGACCAGAACCGTGGCGAGGAAATGCAGCCTCGGCCCGACCTTCTTCCAGCCGAACAGCATGACGCCCAGGAAGGACGCTTCAAGGAAGAAGGCGGTCAGGACCTCATAGGCGAGCAGGGGTCCGATGACCCCGCCGGTCAGGCGGATGAACTCCGACCAGTTGGTGCCGAACTGGTAGCTGAGCACCACGCCGGAGACGACGCCCATGCCGAAGCTGAGAGCGAAGATCTTGACCCAGAACAGGTAGAGGACCTTGAAGGCATCGCGCTTCGTCCAGAGCCACAGCCCCTCGAGCACGGCCAGAAAAGCCGCCAGCCCGATGGTGAAGGCCGGGAACAGGATGTGGAAGGCGATGGTGAAAGCGAACTGCAATCGCGAAAGCAGCAGTGCGTCGAGTTCCACAGCGGTTGGTCCTCACAGGGTCGGGGGGCTTGTCCTGCGCCCCGGTCCGGCCCGTGTCCATGCACCATCCGCCGCGCGGCGGAACGCCGCGATCAGGCCGCCGGAAGTTCGACCCAGAAGGTGGCACCCTCGCCGGGTGCCGAGGTCACGCCGATGGAACCACCCTGCAACTCGACCAGCCGCTTGGCCAGGGCCAGGCCGATGCCGTGCCCCTCGACCGTCGAACGTTCGAGGCCGAGCCGATTGAAGGGTTCGAACAACTGGGTCTGCTTTTCGGCCGACAGGCCGCCGCCTCGGTCGATAACCTCAATCCGGACGCCGTCGTAGACCTTGCTGGCGCGGAAGATGACCACCCCGCCGGCACCCCCGTATTTGACGGCATTGGAGGCGAGGTTGGCGATCACCTGGGTCAGGCGCTGGGAGTCTGCGAGCGCGACCAGGCCGTCGCCTTCGCTGATCACGTCCAGCCGGATTCCGTGGGCGTCCGCCCGGAGCGCCGTCGTCCGGCGGACATCCTCGAGCACGCCG includes:
- the cydB gene encoding cytochrome d ubiquinol oxidase subunit II; its protein translation is MMLDLPLIWAGLIATAVLLYVTLDGFDLGIGILFPFARSKEDRDVMMNTVAPVWDGNETWLVLGGGGLLAAFPVAYSVLMPAFYLPVLLMLAGLILRGVAFEFRFRARNRGRKFWTQMFAGGSILTAVAQGLILGGFIQGVTVENDRFAGGPFDWLTPYTLLVSAGIVAGYALLGGTWLMMKTRDNLHGDARRWSLISAAAVAFLLAAVSVATLLVHHRIGMRWGIDTAEVQIAWDMLLPRLAIPALGLAGLAAIFVMARKGSHLWPFIGALVVFLSGYFGLAVSFMPYVVPYALDFRQAAAPDNALGLMLVGTVAILPAILGYTAWVYWVFRGKVDTESGYHH
- a CDS encoding cytochrome ubiquinol oxidase subunit I codes for the protein MELDALLLSRLQFAFTIAFHILFPAFTIGLAAFLAVLEGLWLWTKRDAFKVLYLFWVKIFALSFGMGVVSGVVLSYQFGTNWSEFIRLTGGVIGPLLAYEVLTAFFLEASFLGVMLFGWKKVGPRLHFLATVLVAVGTTISAFWILSANSWMQTPQGFETLADGTLRATDFMAVIFNPSLPTRLAHMLLAAFLTTGLVVGAVSAFHVLKDRAKGAVTGWTESRIALVMAVGLVAVLAPLQLVAGHLSGEVTHKYQPSKTAAIEGYWETRSDQPLHLFGIPDRDAQKNHFEVSIPGLGNAVQNLPRDEVIQGLDAWPREDQPPPFIPFFGFRIMVGLGLLMIVLGTAGAFLIWRRKLFETPWFLRFCVAMGPSGFIAVLAGWMVTEVGRQPWVVYGVLKTRDAVSPVTAGEVATSLIAYVVVYSVVFTAGALFILRLMAEGPVAALAEHAPRGDRAPGSPLAKAPEDTTPGDA